From the genome of Paraburkholderia flava, one region includes:
- a CDS encoding Dyp-type peroxidase: protein MPDDLPEPQAVCSPITRSAIFLVATLKPGDDHADTVRAFCADVDSLVRAVGTRVPTGNLSCVCGFASAAWDTLFGAPRPASLHAFREFGDGDRRAIGTPGDLLMHIRADHTDLCFELAALLMERLGEAVTVVDEVHGFRYFDLRAMVGFVDGTENPRGRERDEFTLIGDQEPGFAGGSYVMVQKYLHDMTAWNALTVEAQERIIGRKKLSDVELDDEVKPSWSHSSLTTLEENGKEVKILRDNMAFGRPGAGEFGTYFIGYANSPAPIEQMLENMFVGKPPGNYDRLLDYSHAVTGGLFFVPSASLLEELADRKPAAG from the coding sequence ATGCCCGACGATCTCCCAGAACCGCAAGCCGTCTGCAGCCCGATCACGCGCAGCGCGATCTTCCTGGTCGCCACGCTGAAGCCCGGCGACGACCACGCCGACACCGTGCGCGCGTTTTGCGCCGACGTCGACTCGCTCGTGCGCGCGGTCGGCACGCGTGTCCCCACCGGCAACCTGTCATGCGTGTGCGGTTTCGCTTCCGCCGCGTGGGACACGCTGTTCGGTGCGCCGCGTCCCGCATCGCTGCACGCATTCCGCGAATTCGGCGACGGCGACCGCCGCGCGATCGGCACGCCCGGCGACCTGCTGATGCACATCCGCGCGGACCATACGGATCTGTGCTTCGAACTCGCCGCGCTGCTGATGGAACGGCTCGGCGAAGCGGTCACCGTCGTCGATGAAGTCCACGGCTTCCGCTATTTCGATCTGCGCGCGATGGTGGGCTTCGTCGACGGCACGGAAAATCCGCGCGGCCGCGAACGCGACGAGTTTACGTTGATCGGCGATCAGGAGCCCGGCTTCGCCGGCGGCAGCTATGTGATGGTGCAGAAATATCTGCATGACATGACCGCGTGGAATGCGCTGACGGTCGAGGCGCAGGAACGCATCATCGGCCGCAAGAAACTGTCCGACGTCGAACTCGACGACGAAGTGAAGCCGTCGTGGTCCCACAGCTCGCTGACGACACTCGAAGAAAACGGCAAGGAAGTCAAAATCCTGCGCGACAACATGGCGTTCGGCCGTCCGGGCGCGGGCGAGTTCGGCACGTACTTTATCGGCTATGCGAACTCGCCGGCACCGATCGAGCAGATGCTGGAGAACATGTTCGTCGGAAAACCGCCGGGCAATTACGATCGCTTGCTCGATTACAGTCATGCGGTGACGGGTGGGCTGTTTTTTGTTCCGTCGGCGTCGTTGCTTGAGGAACTGGCGGACAGAAAGCCTGCGGCGGGTTGA
- a CDS encoding MFS transporter → MKTAHDLPPCGSTPLPPSVVESEAATAALEAVPSTSSSPLPLESPAPSGLRATAVLLLGYAILITGNGLLSTLISLRLIQQQAPSIVVGVVQSAYYVGFMAGALWGGVLIGRVGHHRAFVTFAAAVACCALGYAVWDNAPVWAVLRFVTGFCLVGIYTVVESWLHQVASNAHRGRVFSAYLITNYLGVGIGQFLIGLADPAGFVLFSVVSALFSASLIPVALAGDMPAAQSHRTPGSKLALGISGLRAVAAWAPLGLIGCAAAGMLNAAFYTMQPVFMRRLGYPVESVSHFMGFALLAALVPQWPVARLADRFDRRRIVLAITVVCAVCSALLFTLRGGPLLDLLGYVYVGLAFSLYGVLTSYVNDSIPADQRVAVSAGLLLIFSLGASGGPTLASAMMSVAGPSGLYLFTAIVTAVLGVSAARSLRGGRRAALPRV, encoded by the coding sequence ATGAAAACGGCGCACGACCTCCCGCCCTGCGGCTCCACTCCGCTGCCGCCGTCCGTCGTCGAGTCGGAGGCGGCGACGGCAGCGCTCGAAGCGGTGCCGTCCACTTCATCGTCACCGTTGCCGCTTGAATCCCCCGCCCCTTCCGGTCTGCGCGCCACCGCCGTACTCCTGCTCGGCTACGCGATCCTGATCACCGGCAACGGGCTGCTCAGCACATTGATCTCGTTGCGACTGATCCAGCAGCAGGCACCGTCGATCGTCGTCGGGGTCGTGCAGTCCGCGTACTACGTCGGCTTCATGGCAGGCGCGCTGTGGGGCGGCGTGCTGATCGGCCGGGTCGGCCATCATCGCGCGTTCGTCACGTTCGCGGCCGCTGTCGCATGCTGCGCGCTCGGCTACGCGGTCTGGGACAACGCGCCTGTCTGGGCCGTGCTGCGCTTCGTGACGGGCTTCTGCCTCGTCGGCATCTACACGGTGGTCGAGAGCTGGCTGCATCAGGTCGCGAGCAACGCGCACCGCGGACGCGTGTTCTCCGCGTACCTGATCACGAACTACCTCGGCGTCGGCATCGGCCAGTTTCTGATCGGGCTCGCCGATCCGGCGGGCTTCGTGCTGTTCAGCGTGGTGAGCGCGCTGTTTTCGGCATCGCTGATTCCGGTCGCGCTGGCCGGCGACATGCCCGCCGCGCAGAGCCATCGCACGCCCGGCTCGAAACTCGCACTCGGTATCTCGGGGCTGCGCGCGGTTGCCGCGTGGGCGCCGCTCGGTTTGATCGGCTGCGCGGCGGCGGGCATGCTGAACGCCGCGTTCTATACGATGCAGCCGGTGTTCATGCGACGTCTCGGCTATCCGGTCGAGTCCGTATCGCACTTCATGGGCTTCGCGCTGCTGGCCGCGCTCGTGCCGCAATGGCCGGTCGCACGACTCGCGGACCGCTTCGACCGGCGGCGCATCGTGCTCGCGATCACCGTCGTCTGCGCCGTATGCAGCGCGCTGCTGTTCACGCTGCGTGGCGGTCCGCTGCTCGATCTGCTCGGCTATGTGTACGTGGGGCTCGCTTTCTCGCTGTACGGCGTGCTGACGTCGTACGTCAACGACAGCATTCCCGCCGATCAACGCGTCGCGGTCAGCGCCGGCCTGCTGCTGATCTTTTCGCTCGGCGCGAGCGGCGGCCCGACGTTGGCATCGGCGATGATGAGCGTCGCGGGGCCGTCGGGGCTTTATCTGTTTACGGCGATCGTGACGGCGGTGTTGGGGGTGTCGGCTGCGCGGAGTTTGAGGGGTGGACGGCGGGCGGCGTTGCCTCGCGTGTGA
- a CDS encoding RNA polymerase factor sigma-54, with the protein MPQSLELRARQSLALTPRLQQSVRLLQLSSLEFQQELRTALDTNPFLEYDSSQTEDVALETSSTASSDAATGEAAALDRDASGDTAVAEMHDAPAASQDDSRDDGGHDDHGADFPGDPYGRGASRSSSDGEGADPSSWARVQPTLHEQLHDALCLYRLDERDREAARLVIEALDDDGYLRQSFADLVTLIDFEPALTEDELLVALRLVQSLDRPGLAARSLSECLMLQIAALPEDTPARDVAREIVEHHLERLARREHAELQKQTGCSAETLREATALIRRLDPKPGNSYGRTEDNYVVPDVIVRQVRNKWVVAINPAVLPRARIHRMYAELFAQSAGASRSPLAQQLQEARWLIRNAQQRFDTIQRVAECIVTHQKAFFQYGEIALKPLVLRDVADELGLHESTISRATGNKYMATPRGIFEFKHFFPRELGTESGGTCSAAAVRALLKEMIAAENVRDPLSDVTLAKMLADQGVLVARRTIAKYRHLMKVPPAEMRRQV; encoded by the coding sequence ATGCCTCAATCGCTTGAATTGCGCGCACGACAATCGCTGGCGCTCACGCCGCGTTTGCAGCAATCGGTACGCCTGCTGCAACTGTCTTCGCTGGAGTTTCAACAGGAACTCAGAACAGCGCTCGATACCAATCCGTTTCTCGAGTACGACTCGTCGCAGACCGAGGACGTCGCGCTCGAAACGTCGTCGACTGCTTCGAGCGATGCGGCCACGGGAGAGGCGGCCGCACTCGATCGCGACGCGTCGGGCGACACCGCCGTGGCTGAAATGCACGATGCACCAGCCGCATCACAGGACGACTCACGCGACGACGGCGGACACGACGATCACGGCGCCGATTTCCCCGGCGATCCGTATGGTCGCGGCGCGTCGCGCTCGAGTAGCGACGGCGAGGGCGCGGACCCGTCCTCGTGGGCGCGTGTGCAACCGACGCTACACGAACAGCTGCACGATGCGCTGTGTCTGTATCGCCTCGACGAGCGCGATCGCGAAGCGGCACGCCTCGTAATCGAAGCACTCGACGATGACGGCTATCTGCGTCAATCGTTTGCAGACCTCGTGACGCTGATCGATTTTGAACCTGCGCTGACCGAAGACGAACTGCTCGTCGCGCTGCGACTCGTGCAGTCGCTGGACCGGCCGGGACTCGCCGCGCGCTCGCTGTCCGAATGCCTGATGCTGCAGATCGCTGCGCTACCGGAAGACACGCCCGCACGCGACGTCGCGCGCGAGATCGTCGAACATCATCTGGAGCGTCTTGCGCGCCGCGAGCATGCGGAGTTGCAGAAGCAGACCGGTTGCAGCGCCGAGACGCTGCGCGAAGCAACCGCGCTGATACGCCGGCTCGATCCGAAGCCGGGCAATTCGTACGGCCGCACGGAAGACAACTACGTGGTGCCGGATGTGATCGTGCGTCAGGTGCGCAATAAGTGGGTCGTCGCGATCAACCCGGCGGTGCTGCCGCGCGCGCGCATTCACCGGATGTATGCGGAGCTGTTTGCGCAATCGGCCGGCGCGAGCCGTTCGCCGCTTGCGCAGCAGCTGCAGGAAGCGCGCTGGCTGATCCGCAACGCGCAGCAGCGTTTCGATACGATCCAGCGTGTGGCCGAATGCATCGTCACGCATCAGAAGGCGTTCTTCCAGTACGGTGAAATCGCGTTGAAGCCGCTCGTGTTGCGCGACGTCGCCGACGAACTCGGTCTGCACGAATCGACGATCTCGCGCGCGACGGGCAACAAGTACATGGCGACGCCGCGCGGCATCTTCGAGTTCAAGCATTTCTTCCCGCGCGAGCTGGGCACCGAAAGCGGCGGCACGTGTTCGGCTGCTGCCGTGCGCGCGCTGTTGAAGGAAATGATCGCTGCGGAGAACGTTCGCGATCCGCTGTCCGACGTGACGCTCGCGAAGATGCTCGCCGATCAGGGCGTGCTGGTCGCGCGCCGCACGATCGCGAAGTATCGGCATCTGATGAAGGTGCCGCCGGCGGAGATGCGTCGACAGGTGTAG
- a CDS encoding BON domain-containing protein, translated as MRTIQFLKAAGSIACVAFALNATAQTSASAPPASSETVGQHIDDGTITTKVKADLLGAKNVKSTHIHVKTRKGIVWLSGTVPSADDKSAAQDVVQNVDGVKGVKNHLKVAAE; from the coding sequence ATGAGAACAATTCAGTTCCTCAAGGCTGCTGGCAGCATCGCATGCGTCGCGTTTGCCCTGAACGCTACTGCGCAGACGAGTGCTTCAGCACCGCCCGCTTCGTCGGAAACCGTCGGCCAGCATATCGACGACGGCACGATCACGACGAAGGTCAAGGCCGATCTGCTCGGCGCGAAGAACGTGAAGTCGACGCATATTCACGTGAAGACGCGCAAGGGCATCGTGTGGCTGTCGGGCACGGTGCCGTCCGCCGACGACAAGAGCGCGGCGCAGGACGTCGTGCAAAACGTCGACGGCGTGAAGGGCGTGAAGAATCATCTGAAGGTCGCGGCGGAATAA
- a CDS encoding PA2169 family four-helix-bundle protein: MATKVVEVLNDLVETSKDGERGFRKAAEDAHDQQLKTLFADRADNCAVGARELQDVVLKLGGKPESHGSVSGALHRGWVDVKSVVGGRDDHAILADCEKGEDVAKKHYGDALGNDLPADVRSVVERQYQGVLQNHDRIRDLRDQYAARK; the protein is encoded by the coding sequence ATGGCGACGAAAGTGGTGGAAGTGCTAAACGATCTGGTCGAAACGTCGAAGGATGGCGAGCGCGGTTTTCGCAAGGCCGCCGAGGATGCGCACGATCAACAGCTGAAGACGCTGTTCGCCGATCGTGCGGACAACTGTGCGGTCGGTGCGCGCGAACTGCAGGACGTCGTGCTCAAACTGGGCGGCAAGCCGGAGAGTCACGGGAGCGTCAGCGGCGCGCTGCATCGCGGCTGGGTCGATGTGAAGTCGGTGGTGGGTGGACGCGACGATCACGCGATTCTCGCGGATTGCGAGAAGGGCGAGGACGTCGCGAAGAAGCACTACGGCGATGCGCTCGGCAACGATTTGCCGGCGGATGTGCGCAGTGTGGTCGAACGGCAGTATCAGGGCGTGCTGCAGAATCACGATCGCATCCGCGATCTGCGCGACCAGTATGCGGCGCGGAAATAA
- a CDS encoding DUF1488 domain-containing protein, whose translation MHITFPDDPPAFDGASLTVRFIAHVDGEPVICEITAEALEDHFGADSPLESVLLAAFERGRPRIRPVCSAALEQNEGASVVLRSGFFRVEGIEAGRDE comes from the coding sequence ATGCACATCACTTTTCCCGACGACCCTCCGGCTTTCGACGGTGCGAGCCTGACCGTCCGTTTTATCGCGCACGTGGACGGCGAGCCGGTGATCTGCGAAATCACGGCGGAGGCACTCGAAGATCACTTCGGTGCCGATTCGCCGCTGGAGAGCGTGCTGCTCGCCGCGTTCGAGCGCGGCAGGCCGCGCATTCGTCCGGTGTGCTCGGCAGCGCTCGAACAGAACGAAGGGGCGAGCGTGGTGCTGCGCAGCGGATTCTTCCGCGTCGAAGGCATCGAGGCGGGGCGCGACGAATAG
- a CDS encoding type 1 glutamine amidotransferase domain-containing protein: MSNALNGCKVAVLAVDGFEQAELVEPKRALAEAGATVHVISAKPGKIQGFKHVDKGDQVDVDATFDDAIANDYDAVVLPGGVVNGDAIRLLPKAQAFVKDADGAKKPIAVICHGTWLPVSAGIVKGRTVTSWPSLQDDIRNAGGTWVDREVVEDGNLITSRKPDDLPAFNRALIKQLTAQLSRRKAA, translated from the coding sequence ATGTCTAACGCTTTGAACGGTTGCAAGGTCGCGGTGCTGGCCGTCGACGGTTTCGAACAGGCTGAACTCGTCGAGCCGAAACGCGCGCTGGCCGAAGCCGGCGCCACCGTGCACGTGATTTCGGCGAAGCCCGGCAAGATCCAGGGCTTCAAGCACGTCGACAAGGGCGATCAGGTCGACGTCGACGCGACGTTCGACGATGCCATCGCGAACGATTACGACGCCGTCGTGTTGCCGGGCGGCGTCGTGAACGGCGACGCGATCCGCCTGCTGCCGAAGGCGCAGGCCTTCGTTAAAGACGCGGATGGCGCGAAGAAGCCGATCGCGGTGATTTGCCACGGTACGTGGCTGCCGGTGTCGGCGGGCATCGTGAAGGGCCGCACGGTAACGAGCTGGCCGAGTCTGCAGGACGACATCCGCAACGCGGGCGGCACCTGGGTGGATCGCGAGGTGGTCGAGGACGGCAACCTGATCACGAGCCGCAAGCCGGACGATCTGCCGGCGTTCAACCGCGCGCTGATCAAGCAGTTGACCGCGCAGTTGAGCAGGCGCAAGGCGGCTTGA
- a CDS encoding chemotaxis protein: MSSTLNPDEEPLHTPDEGEPRGHDTGSLGPSDSSDSGSDVAGAKRHDFDRDSELDEHALETGDTELASDTDRHGTGERASADGDGTLELDEDIEPDRIDDPLSDADADARGER, encoded by the coding sequence ATGAGCAGCACGTTGAATCCCGATGAAGAACCGTTGCATACGCCCGATGAGGGCGAACCACGCGGCCACGATACCGGGTCGCTGGGACCAAGCGATTCGTCCGATAGCGGCAGCGACGTCGCAGGTGCGAAGCGGCACGACTTCGACCGCGACAGCGAACTCGACGAGCACGCGCTCGAAACCGGCGATACCGAACTCGCGAGTGACACCGATCGTCATGGCACCGGCGAGCGCGCATCCGCGGACGGCGACGGCACGCTAGAACTGGACGAAGACATCGAACCGGATCGCATCGACGATCCGCTATCCGATGCTGATGCCGATGCGCGCGGTGAACGTTGA
- a CDS encoding carbohydrate-binding protein: MSKKRSSIAKNAVLSVAAALLMLGLSSERASAASAWAPDTYYAAGTVVSYNGNDYQALVSQTDYSSTGWNPTTASLWTLVGPDSGSGGTTPPSGPGTGGPTGTAPGFIYSPYKDASISMNWNTNTISTNVTGRLSPVLTVLPTSVRTLTLAFATGECGSENWGGVGAAALASANVSLFTASNVNYIVSTGGAGGVFSCGTDAGMTTFINRYASKNLVGIDFDIEGGQTQQVINNLIQRVVAAQKQFPNLRFSFTLATVAPAPSGASKATSWGASAPDSFNTYGDWVMQAIKTYGLQNYTINLMTMDYGSALPGNCVLSGGACQMGQSTVQAALNLHDHWGVPYNQIEVTPMIGGNDSAGETFTPGDVDTVTSFVKQYGLVGLHFWSLDRDADCAPGAASPTCNSIGGVGALGYTNHFASDLASGG, translated from the coding sequence GTGTCGAAGAAACGATCGTCGATTGCGAAGAACGCGGTATTGAGCGTCGCCGCAGCGCTGCTGATGCTCGGGCTATCGTCCGAACGCGCATCGGCAGCGAGTGCATGGGCACCCGATACGTATTACGCGGCGGGCACGGTCGTGAGTTACAACGGCAACGATTACCAGGCACTCGTCAGTCAGACCGATTATTCGAGTACCGGCTGGAATCCGACGACTGCATCGCTATGGACGCTCGTCGGCCCGGACTCCGGCTCGGGCGGCACCACGCCGCCGTCGGGCCCAGGTACGGGTGGTCCGACCGGGACGGCGCCGGGGTTCATCTATAGCCCGTACAAGGACGCGTCGATCTCGATGAACTGGAACACCAACACGATCTCGACAAACGTGACCGGCAGACTGAGTCCCGTGTTGACCGTCCTGCCGACCAGCGTGCGCACGCTCACCCTCGCGTTCGCGACCGGCGAATGCGGCAGCGAGAACTGGGGCGGCGTCGGCGCCGCTGCGCTCGCATCGGCAAACGTGTCGCTGTTCACTGCGTCGAACGTCAACTACATCGTTTCGACGGGCGGTGCAGGCGGCGTGTTTTCCTGCGGCACCGACGCGGGCATGACGACGTTCATCAATCGCTACGCGTCGAAGAATCTGGTCGGCATCGACTTCGACATCGAGGGAGGACAAACGCAGCAGGTCATCAACAACCTCATACAGCGTGTCGTCGCAGCGCAGAAGCAGTTCCCGAATCTGCGCTTCAGCTTCACGCTCGCGACGGTTGCGCCTGCGCCGTCGGGCGCATCGAAAGCAACGTCGTGGGGCGCCAGTGCGCCAGACAGCTTCAATACGTACGGCGACTGGGTGATGCAGGCCATCAAGACCTACGGCCTGCAGAACTACACGATCAACCTGATGACGATGGACTACGGTTCGGCGCTTCCAGGCAACTGCGTGCTGTCGGGTGGAGCGTGCCAGATGGGGCAATCGACCGTCCAGGCTGCGTTGAATCTGCACGATCACTGGGGCGTGCCGTATAACCAGATCGAAGTCACACCGATGATCGGCGGCAACGACTCGGCCGGCGAGACGTTCACGCCGGGCGACGTGGACACCGTCACGAGCTTCGTCAAGCAGTACGGCCTGGTGGGCCTGCACTTCTGGTCGCTTGATCGCGATGCCGACTGCGCGCCCGGTGCTGCATCGCCGACGTGCAATTCGATCGGTGGTGTGGGCGCGCTCGGTTACACGAACCACTTTGCCAGCGATCTTGCGTCTGGAGGGTAG
- a CDS encoding DNA topoisomerase IB — MTRTDASSSPPAVDTPTMPTGLRHADDSRPGYTRRRQRNAFVYYDTSGQRIRDKAEIARINALVIPPAYTDVWICTDPRGHLQATGRDARGRKQYRYHPRWRETRDADKYGRMQAFGCALPRIRRRVKRDLKLAGMPRDKVIAAVVDLLDTTLIRIGSPEYARDNQSYGLTTLRKKHVKIEAGQVRFRFSGKSGVEHDVTVDNPRVRKIVRRCAELPGHELFKYLDSDGERHTVGSADINDYLREASGADFTAKDYRTWAGSVFTLASLRHATCESPAEIRRHVVDTVKDVAALLRNTPAVCRKCYIHPAVLAAFEAGALTGLVTERVRRGMKSDEAALAALLERAERTARRDARRNANGSHANAKRAKPAEKTRHIEQPASATTRRKPPSRARGRDLHP; from the coding sequence ATGACCCGGACCGATGCATCCTCCTCCCCGCCAGCCGTCGACACACCGACGATGCCCACAGGCCTGCGGCACGCGGACGACTCGCGCCCAGGTTACACGCGCAGACGACAACGCAACGCATTCGTCTATTACGACACGTCGGGCCAGCGTATCCGCGATAAAGCGGAAATCGCACGCATCAATGCGCTCGTGATCCCTCCGGCCTATACCGACGTGTGGATCTGCACAGACCCACGCGGCCATCTCCAGGCAACGGGCCGCGATGCACGCGGTCGCAAGCAGTATCGCTATCACCCGCGCTGGCGTGAGACACGCGATGCCGATAAATACGGTCGCATGCAGGCGTTCGGATGCGCGTTGCCGCGCATCCGGCGCCGCGTCAAACGCGATCTGAAACTCGCCGGCATGCCACGCGACAAGGTGATTGCCGCGGTCGTCGATCTGCTCGACACGACGTTGATCCGCATCGGCAGCCCCGAATACGCACGCGACAACCAGTCATACGGATTGACGACGTTGCGCAAGAAGCACGTCAAGATCGAAGCGGGCCAGGTGCGATTTCGCTTTAGCGGCAAGAGCGGCGTCGAGCACGACGTCACGGTCGACAATCCGCGCGTCAGGAAGATCGTGCGGCGCTGCGCGGAATTGCCGGGACACGAACTGTTCAAGTACCTCGACAGCGACGGCGAGCGGCATACGGTCGGCTCCGCGGATATCAACGACTATCTGCGCGAAGCGAGCGGCGCGGACTTCACCGCGAAGGACTACCGGACGTGGGCGGGCAGCGTGTTCACGCTCGCGTCGCTGCGGCACGCTACGTGTGAAAGTCCGGCGGAAATACGGCGTCATGTCGTCGACACCGTGAAGGACGTCGCGGCGCTGCTGCGCAATACGCCTGCTGTGTGCCGCAAGTGCTACATCCATCCTGCGGTGCTCGCGGCTTTCGAAGCGGGTGCGCTAACGGGTCTCGTAACGGAGCGGGTGCGGCGCGGGATGAAATCGGATGAAGCGGCGCTCGCTGCACTGCTCGAACGCGCGGAACGGACGGCTCGCCGTGATGCGCGTCGCAACGCGAACGGTAGCCATGCAAACGCAAAAAGGGCAAAGCCTGCGGAAAAGACACGCCATATCGAACAGCCCGCGTCCGCTACGACTCGTCGTAAGCCGCCATCACGAGCCAGAGGTCGTGATCTTCATCCTTGA
- a CDS encoding HAD family hydrolase, giving the protein MRIETSFLFDLDGTLVDSVYQHVLAWKEALDSEGIELSVWRIHRKIGMSGGLFTNQLLRETGGDISAERVDRLRRAHADAYTRMRAQVCPLPGARALLDALTQAGTRWAVATSGRMETARLNLEALGIDPAKSVIVTRDDVKYAKPDPDLFVAAAHRLGVPIEHAVVVGDSIWDMLAARRCRALGVGLLSGGYGMEELERSGALRVYEDPADLLLHLDEVAARP; this is encoded by the coding sequence ATGCGCATCGAAACGTCCTTCCTGTTCGACCTCGACGGCACGCTGGTCGACAGCGTCTATCAACACGTGCTCGCGTGGAAGGAGGCGCTCGACTCGGAAGGGATCGAGCTTTCGGTGTGGCGCATTCATCGCAAGATCGGCATGAGCGGCGGGCTGTTCACGAATCAGTTGCTGCGCGAAACCGGCGGCGACATCAGCGCGGAACGGGTGGACCGGTTGCGTCGCGCGCATGCGGACGCCTATACGCGGATGCGCGCGCAGGTATGTCCGCTGCCGGGTGCGCGAGCGCTGCTCGATGCGCTGACGCAGGCCGGCACGCGTTGGGCCGTCGCAACGAGCGGCCGGATGGAAACCGCACGCCTGAATCTTGAGGCACTGGGTATCGATCCGGCGAAGTCGGTGATCGTCACACGCGATGACGTGAAGTACGCGAAGCCCGACCCGGATCTGTTCGTCGCCGCCGCGCATCGGTTGGGCGTGCCGATCGAACACGCGGTCGTCGTCGGCGACAGCATCTGGGACATGCTCGCGGCACGCCGCTGTCGTGCGCTGGGCGTAGGGCTGCTGTCCGGCGGCTATGGAATGGAGGAACTGGAACGCTCGGGCGCATTGCGCGTGTATGAAGACCCCGCGGATCTGCTGCTGCATCTCGACGAGGTTGCCGCGCGGCCTTAA
- a CDS encoding PRC-barrel domain-containing protein, protein MTQQLNHPSPVADTGARIVGKGSATADGPGPSVMAASTLDGNKVLSTDGDDVGKVKDIMLDVRSGRIAYVVLSSGGFLGIGDKLLAIPWSALTLDTGRKCFVLSISSERVKNAPGFDKEHWPSMADQTWATSVHQYYGIEPYWSDDGDARDRSRAQPPRDDLGVGDIPAGSSDAPEAGGVKL, encoded by the coding sequence ATGACCCAGCAGCTCAACCATCCCTCGCCTGTCGCGGACACGGGCGCACGCATCGTCGGCAAAGGCAGCGCGACCGCCGACGGTCCCGGCCCGAGCGTAATGGCCGCCTCGACACTCGACGGCAACAAGGTGCTCAGCACCGACGGCGACGACGTCGGCAAGGTGAAGGACATCATGCTCGACGTGCGAAGCGGACGGATCGCGTACGTCGTGCTGTCGAGCGGCGGCTTTCTCGGTATCGGCGACAAACTGCTCGCGATTCCGTGGAGCGCGCTCACGCTCGATACCGGACGCAAATGCTTCGTGCTGTCGATTTCGTCGGAGCGGGTGAAAAACGCGCCGGGCTTCGACAAGGAGCACTGGCCTTCGATGGCGGACCAGACGTGGGCTACTTCCGTTCATCAGTACTACGGCATCGAGCCTTACTGGAGCGATGACGGCGACGCACGCGACCGTTCGCGTGCGCAGCCGCCACGCGACGATCTCGGCGTCGGCGACATTCCGGCGGGGTCGTCGGATGCGCCGGAGGCGGGGGGCGTGAAGCTCTGA
- a CDS encoding DUF3175 domain-containing protein yields MTTRKSKHPTQHPSTRGKSGHPPRQRHAQANAAHTARASANSNHRWSHHVMETSDAMDIEGDIFKSGSAEAIAQSLKRSSTHSRRRKGTPFQSAMSMLNFYINRAGHNLPKTRKVTLQQAKRKLREAFGRAP; encoded by the coding sequence ATGACTACCCGGAAATCGAAGCACCCGACCCAACACCCTTCCACGCGCGGCAAGTCTGGCCATCCGCCGCGTCAGCGTCACGCCCAGGCAAACGCAGCACACACGGCACGCGCATCCGCAAACAGCAACCATCGCTGGTCGCATCACGTGATGGAAACCAGCGACGCGATGGACATCGAAGGCGACATCTTCAAGTCCGGCAGCGCCGAGGCCATCGCGCAGTCGCTGAAACGCTCGTCGACGCATAGCCGTCGCCGCAAGGGCACGCCGTTCCAGTCCGCGATGTCGATGCTCAATTTCTACATCAACCGCGCGGGTCACAATCTGCCGAAGACACGCAAGGTGACGCTGCAACAGGCCAAGCGCAAACTCCGCGAAGCGTTTGGACGTGCGCCCTGA